A stretch of the Photobacterium toruni genome encodes the following:
- the gshA gene encoding glutamate--cysteine ligase — translation MTFSERLQQVAKNPEALTQLGRGLERESLRITEDLTVSSLPHPSALGSALTNKWITTDFAESLLEFITPVSRDVDDLLAQLDDIHKFSLSHMAGERLWPMSMPCFVDDQNEIELAQYGSSNSGRMKTLYREGLKRRYGSVMQIISGVHFNFSFPDTFWDGLFGDQTDQQRQDSVSDAYFGLIRNYYRFGWLIPYLFGSSPAMCGSFIQNEQLKASFEKVGKGTYFLENATALRLSDLGYTNHAQSSLKIGFNNIEQYLTGLNSAIHTPSEEFSKLGVVVDGKRQQLNSNVLQIENELYAPIRPKRVAKSGEKPSEALKRAGVEYIEVRSLDVNPFSPIGIDEDQVRFLDLFLIWATLTPSPNMTDCELACWRDNWNKVVVDGRNPELLLKIGCDGEELLLKTWGRRVFAELEQVAITLDGLHGNDKYQQTYQRLLTWIEDPKLTFSATLLEQIKTYQGIGALGDYYATAHAKKLAQQAFRFYDQATFEQEVAASVIKQRQIEQSDTLSFDDFLADYFADVDVEIPMLTK, via the coding sequence ATGACTTTTTCCGAAAGGTTGCAACAGGTTGCCAAAAATCCTGAAGCATTAACACAGCTAGGGCGTGGTCTTGAGCGTGAGTCTTTACGCATAACAGAAGACTTAACTGTCTCTTCATTGCCCCATCCGAGTGCTTTAGGTTCTGCGTTAACAAATAAATGGATCACCACTGATTTTGCTGAATCTTTACTGGAATTTATTACGCCAGTTTCTCGTGATGTTGATGATTTACTTGCACAATTAGACGATATTCATAAGTTTTCTTTAAGCCATATGGCTGGCGAGCGCTTATGGCCGATGTCTATGCCATGCTTTGTTGATGATCAAAATGAGATTGAATTAGCACAGTACGGCAGCTCAAATTCAGGACGAATGAAAACCCTGTATCGCGAAGGCTTAAAGCGTCGTTATGGCAGCGTAATGCAAATTATTTCTGGCGTGCATTTTAATTTTTCCTTCCCTGATACTTTTTGGGATGGTTTATTTGGCGATCAAACAGATCAACAACGCCAAGACTCGGTTTCTGATGCATACTTTGGCTTGATTCGAAACTATTACCGTTTTGGATGGCTAATTCCATATTTATTTGGCTCTTCTCCTGCAATGTGTGGTTCGTTTATTCAAAATGAGCAACTTAAAGCATCGTTTGAAAAGGTAGGTAAAGGAACTTACTTTTTAGAGAATGCAACCGCGTTACGATTAAGCGATTTAGGTTATACCAATCATGCTCAAAGCTCGTTAAAAATTGGTTTTAATAATATCGAACAATATTTAACGGGGCTTAATAGTGCTATTCATACGCCATCAGAAGAATTTTCTAAGCTTGGGGTTGTTGTTGATGGCAAACGTCAACAGTTAAATAGTAATGTATTACAGATTGAAAATGAGCTATATGCGCCTATTCGTCCTAAACGTGTGGCTAAAAGTGGTGAAAAACCATCAGAAGCATTAAAGCGTGCAGGGGTTGAGTACATTGAAGTGCGTTCGCTTGATGTCAATCCATTTAGCCCGATTGGTATTGATGAAGATCAGGTACGTTTTCTTGATTTATTTTTAATCTGGGCAACATTAACGCCATCACCGAATATGACCGATTGTGAGCTTGCTTGCTGGCGTGACAATTGGAATAAAGTGGTTGTTGATGGTCGTAATCCAGAATTACTGCTTAAAATTGGTTGTGATGGTGAAGAGCTATTGCTTAAAACATGGGGACGCCGTGTTTTTGCTGAATTAGAGCAAGTTGCTATTACTTTAGATGGTTTACACGGTAATGATAAATACCAGCAAACCTATCAACGTTTGTTAACTTGGATTGAAGATCCTAAATTAACATTTTCAGCCACGTTGCTTGAGCAAATCAAAACCTATCAAGGGATTGGTGCGCTTGGTGATTATTATGCAACGGCACATGCTAAAAAATTAGCGCAACAAGCGTTCCGTTTTTATGATCAAGCCACGTTTGAGCAAGAAGTGGCTGCATCGGTGATTAAACAACGTCAAATTGAACAAAGTGACACACTTTCATTTGATGATTTCTTAGCCGATTATTTTGCCGATGTTGATGTAGAAATACCGATGTTAACCAAATAA
- a CDS encoding transglycosylase SLT domain-containing protein, with amino-acid sequence MRLRVRLLLLTAVVFIVSGCATPPPNNQSNLCSIFRQYPDWYQDAIDMQQKWGTPINVAMAIMKQESSYRHDALPPKDYVLGFIPWGRVSSAYGYAQAQDPAWADFQKHTGHGGSRSNFDDALQFIGWYTNETQRQLGISKWNAYGQYLAYHEGRGGYKRGTYHRKPWLIKVARKVERQARDYGWQLKQCRKELDANKSWW; translated from the coding sequence ATGCGCTTACGTGTTCGATTATTATTACTGACTGCGGTGGTTTTCATTGTGAGTGGTTGTGCGACACCACCACCCAATAACCAATCAAACCTGTGTAGTATTTTTCGTCAATACCCTGATTGGTATCAAGATGCTATTGATATGCAACAAAAGTGGGGTACACCGATTAATGTTGCGATGGCTATCATGAAGCAAGAAAGTAGTTATCGCCATGATGCGTTACCGCCTAAAGACTATGTGCTTGGCTTTATTCCATGGGGTCGAGTGAGTAGTGCGTATGGTTATGCTCAAGCGCAAGATCCTGCATGGGCTGATTTTCAAAAACACACCGGTCATGGTGGTTCTCGCAGTAATTTTGATGACGCACTACAATTTATTGGCTGGTATACCAATGAAACGCAACGGCAATTAGGTATTTCTAAATGGAATGCTTACGGCCAATATTTAGCTTATCACGAAGGTCGTGGAGGCTATAAACGTGGTACTTATCACCGTAAGCCATGGCTAATTAAAGTTGCACGAAAAGTTGAACGACAAGCAAGGGATTATGGCTGGCAATTGAAGCAATGTCGTAAAGAGCTCGATGCTAACAAAAGTTGGTGGTAG
- the luxS gene encoding S-ribosylhomocysteine lyase codes for MPLLDSFTVDHTKMHAPAVRIAKTMQTPKGDTITVFDLRFCRPNADILSERGIHTLEHLYAGFMRQHLNSDTVEIIDISPMGCRTGFYMSLIGKPTEQTVAQAWLAAMKDVLAVATQEQIPELNEYQCGTYSLHSLTEAQAIAAAIIKAGIDVNKNDDLALPEALLQQLQVK; via the coding sequence ATGCCATTACTTGATAGCTTTACTGTCGATCATACCAAAATGCATGCGCCTGCTGTAAGGATAGCAAAGACCATGCAAACTCCAAAAGGTGACACGATTACAGTGTTTGATTTGCGTTTTTGTCGCCCAAATGCAGATATTCTTAGCGAGCGTGGTATTCATACGCTAGAACATTTATACGCAGGGTTTATGCGGCAGCATTTAAATTCTGACACGGTAGAAATTATTGATATTTCGCCGATGGGCTGTCGGACTGGTTTTTACATGAGCTTGATTGGTAAGCCAACTGAGCAAACTGTTGCTCAAGCTTGGTTAGCGGCAATGAAAGATGTACTAGCCGTCGCGACGCAAGAGCAGATACCTGAGCTAAATGAATACCAATGTGGGACTTACAGTCTACATTCTTTAACCGAGGCTCAAGCAATTGCCGCAGCGATTATCAAAGCGGGTATTGATGTTAATAAGAATGATGATCTTGCGTTGCCTGAAGCGCTATTGCAGCAGTTACAGGTTAAATAA
- a CDS encoding HlyC/CorC family transporter has product MDQISTGLLFALLALMIVISAYFSSSETGMMTLNRYKLRHLASQGHKGAQRVEKLLSRTDRLLGLILIGNNLVNIIASAIATIIGMRLYGDAGVAIATAILTIVILVFAEVTPKTVAALYPEKISYTSSILLNILMKLLYPLVWFVNGITNGFLFILRVKKDNNTGSNINSEELRTIVNEAGSLIPRRHQDMLISILDLENVTVEDLMIPRNEIAAINVNDDWKSIVRQLSHSAHGRIVLYRDSIDEVVGMLRVREAYRLMMDKNDFSKENLLRAADEVYFIPEGTPLNIQLLKFQRNKERIGLIVDEYGDIQGLITVEDILEEIVGEFTTSIAPTLAEEITQQKDGSLLIEGSANIRDLNKSLNWQLPTDGPRTLNGFILEHLEYIPDEKINVNINGHQMEIIEVADNMIKLIKVLPTNSNTEKLPQTEIEQDVDKH; this is encoded by the coding sequence TTGGACCAAATTTCCACAGGCTTATTATTTGCTTTACTTGCTCTTATGATCGTCATTTCAGCTTACTTTTCAAGTTCTGAAACAGGAATGATGACCCTCAACCGTTATAAACTACGCCATCTTGCAAGCCAAGGGCATAAAGGGGCTCAACGTGTAGAAAAACTTCTTTCCCGTACTGACCGTTTACTGGGGCTCATTCTAATCGGCAATAATCTGGTTAATATTATCGCATCAGCCATTGCGACTATTATTGGTATGCGCCTTTATGGTGATGCTGGTGTCGCAATTGCAACCGCAATTTTAACCATTGTAATTCTAGTTTTTGCAGAAGTAACACCCAAAACAGTCGCGGCGTTATACCCAGAAAAAATCTCTTACACGAGCAGTATCTTACTTAACATTTTAATGAAATTACTCTACCCATTAGTGTGGTTTGTAAATGGTATTACTAATGGCTTCTTATTTATCTTACGTGTAAAAAAAGATAACAATACAGGCTCAAACATTAACTCTGAAGAACTACGAACCATTGTTAATGAAGCCGGTTCATTGATCCCTCGCCGTCATCAAGATATGTTGATCTCAATTCTTGATTTAGAAAATGTTACCGTTGAAGATCTGATGATCCCACGTAACGAAATTGCAGCAATCAATGTCAATGATGATTGGAAATCCATTGTGCGCCAATTAAGCCATTCAGCACATGGTCGCATTGTCTTATATCGCGATAGTATTGATGAAGTTGTTGGAATGCTACGTGTCCGTGAAGCTTATCGCTTAATGATGGACAAAAATGATTTCAGTAAAGAAAACCTACTTCGTGCAGCTGATGAAGTGTATTTTATTCCTGAAGGTACACCGCTCAACATTCAGCTCTTAAAGTTTCAACGTAATAAAGAACGCATTGGCTTAATTGTGGATGAGTACGGCGATATTCAAGGTTTGATCACTGTTGAAGATATTCTCGAAGAAATCGTCGGCGAATTTACTACTTCAATTGCACCAACACTGGCTGAAGAAATAACCCAACAAAAAGATGGTAGCTTATTAATTGAAGGCAGTGCGAATATTCGCGATCTTAATAAAAGTTTAAATTGGCAACTACCAACAGATGGTCCGCGTACATTAAATGGTTTTATTCTTGAACATTTAGAATATATTCCAGATGAAAAGATCAACGTTAATATTAACGGTCATCAAATGGAAATCATTGAAGTGGCTGACAATATGATTAAGTTAATCAAAGTATTACCAACAAATAGTAATACAGAAAAACTTCCTCAAACAGAAATAGAGCAAGACGTTGATAAACACTGA
- a CDS encoding cytochrome C assembly family protein has translation MDTLIAIPAVCFYIIALLFVVPGLANNNGIKTQPVFITAVIAIALHLLLLKDLILATSGQNLSILNVASLISVIVASLTTLAMLKMRIWFLLPVVYSFAAINLLAATMLSGAFITHLEAQPQALVHISLALFSYSTLMIATLYALQLAWLDHKLKHKKSLQINPNIPPLMMVERQLFKIIIVGYSLLTVTLISGYFFIGDIIAQGKTHKAVLSLLAWIIYSVLLWGHYRQGWRGRKVVWFSLAGAFLLTLAYFGSRFVKEIIIGS, from the coding sequence ATGGACACGCTAATTGCCATCCCTGCAGTATGCTTTTATATCATCGCGCTACTGTTTGTTGTCCCAGGGCTTGCGAATAATAACGGAATTAAAACTCAGCCTGTTTTTATTACCGCCGTTATTGCTATTGCCTTACATTTGCTATTGCTTAAGGATCTTATCCTCGCCACATCAGGCCAAAATCTCAGCATCCTTAACGTTGCATCGCTGATTAGCGTTATTGTTGCCAGTCTAACCACGCTTGCAATGTTAAAAATGCGAATCTGGTTCTTGTTACCCGTTGTTTATAGCTTTGCTGCTATTAACTTATTAGCAGCAACAATGTTATCTGGTGCTTTTATTACCCATTTAGAAGCTCAACCACAAGCTTTAGTGCATATTTCTCTGGCCTTGTTCTCATATTCAACCTTAATGATTGCTACTTTATACGCGCTACAACTTGCTTGGCTTGATCATAAATTAAAGCATAAGAAAAGCTTACAGATTAATCCTAACATTCCACCATTAATGATGGTAGAACGCCAACTTTTCAAGATCATTATTGTCGGTTATAGCCTGCTAACTGTCACTCTTATCAGTGGCTACTTTTTTATTGGCGACATTATTGCTCAAGGCAAAACCCATAAAGCAGTCTTATCCTTGCTTGCTTGGATTATTTACAGCGTATTGTTATGGGGTCATTACCGCCAAGGTTGGCGTGGCCGTAAAGTCGTTTGGTTTAGTTTAGCCGGTGCTTTTCTTCTGACATTAGCCTATTTCGGTAGCCGTTTTGTCAAAGAAATTATCATTGGCAGTTAG
- the ffh gene encoding signal recognition particle protein, with protein MFENLTERLSRTLKNVSGRGRLTDDNIKDTLREVRMALLEADVALPVVREFVKRVKERAVGTEVSKSLTPGQEFIKIVQSELEAVMGEGNEALDLSCQPPAVILMAGLQGAGKTTSVGKLGKLLKERDKKKVLVVSADVYRPAAIKQLETLATDVGVDFFPSNVEQKPLTIVKAALEHGKTKFYDVVIVDTAGRLHVDEEMMGEIKDIHQALNPVETLFVVDAMTGQDAANTAKAFNDALPLTGVILTKVDGDARGGAALSVRHITGKPIKFLGVGEKTDALEPFHPDRVASRILGMGDVLSLIEDLERNVDKKEAEKLAKKFKDKKGFDLEDFRSQLQQMKNMGGMMGMLDKLPGMSQLPGDMKDKVDDKIFMQMEAIINSMTKGERARPELIKGSRKKRIAAGSGTQVQDVNRLLKQFTQMQKMMKKMQKGGMKNMMRQMKGMMPGGGMFPGR; from the coding sequence ATGTTCGAAAATTTAACCGAGCGTTTATCGCGAACGCTGAAAAATGTCAGCGGCCGTGGTCGTCTTACGGATGACAATATAAAGGATACCTTGCGTGAAGTGCGGATGGCATTACTCGAAGCCGACGTTGCGCTACCTGTTGTTCGTGAATTTGTTAAGCGCGTAAAAGAGCGCGCAGTGGGCACTGAAGTATCAAAAAGCCTAACACCCGGTCAAGAGTTCATTAAGATTGTTCAATCTGAACTTGAAGCGGTGATGGGAGAAGGCAATGAAGCGCTTGATTTAAGCTGCCAACCGCCAGCGGTTATTTTAATGGCGGGCTTACAAGGTGCGGGTAAAACCACCAGTGTCGGCAAATTAGGTAAGCTATTAAAAGAGCGTGATAAAAAGAAAGTATTGGTTGTTTCTGCTGACGTTTATCGTCCTGCGGCAATCAAACAGCTAGAAACATTAGCCACTGATGTTGGTGTGGATTTCTTCCCATCAAACGTTGAGCAAAAACCATTAACGATTGTAAAAGCAGCCTTAGAGCATGGTAAAACCAAGTTCTATGATGTGGTGATTGTCGATACCGCAGGTCGTTTGCACGTTGATGAAGAAATGATGGGTGAGATCAAAGACATCCATCAAGCGTTAAACCCGGTTGAAACCTTGTTTGTGGTTGATGCCATGACGGGTCAAGATGCGGCAAATACAGCCAAAGCATTTAATGATGCATTACCACTAACGGGTGTTATTTTAACCAAAGTTGATGGTGATGCACGTGGTGGTGCGGCATTATCTGTACGTCACATTACCGGTAAACCAATTAAATTTTTAGGTGTTGGTGAAAAAACTGATGCTTTAGAACCGTTCCACCCTGATCGTGTTGCTTCTCGTATTTTAGGTATGGGCGACGTTCTATCATTGATTGAAGATCTAGAACGTAACGTTGATAAAAAAGAAGCTGAAAAATTAGCTAAGAAATTTAAAGACAAAAAAGGCTTTGATCTTGAAGATTTCCGTAGCCAGCTTCAGCAAATGAAAAATATGGGTGGCATGATGGGCATGCTCGACAAACTTCCTGGTATGTCGCAGTTGCCTGGTGATATGAAAGATAAAGTTGATGATAAAATCTTCATGCAAATGGAAGCTATCATCAATTCTATGACCAAAGGCGAACGTGCTCGACCTGAGCTAATTAAAGGCTCACGTAAGAAGCGTATTGCAGCCGGTTCTGGTACTCAGGTACAAGACGTAAACCGTTTATTGAAGCAATTTACCCAGATGCAAAAGATGATGAAAAAGATGCAAAAGGGTGGAATGAAGAATATGATGCGTCAAATGAAAGGCATGATGCCAGGTGGTGGAATGTTCCCTGGTCGCTAA
- the rpsP gene encoding 30S ribosomal protein S16: MVTIRLARHGAKKRPFYQIVVADARAPRDGANIEQIGFFNPLAKGQEERLRLDLDRVNHWLGQGACATDRVAKLIKDAAKAVA; encoded by the coding sequence ATGGTAACCATTCGTTTGGCACGTCACGGCGCTAAGAAGCGTCCATTCTATCAAATCGTTGTTGCTGACGCACGTGCTCCACGTGACGGCGCAAACATCGAGCAAATCGGTTTCTTCAACCCACTAGCTAAGGGTCAAGAAGAGCGTTTACGTTTAGATCTAGATCGCGTAAACCACTGGTTAGGTCAAGGCGCTTGTGCGACTGATCGTGTAGCTAAACTAATCAAAGATGCAGCTAAAGCTGTAGCTTAA
- the rimM gene encoding ribosome maturation factor RimM (Essential for efficient processing of 16S rRNA) encodes MSIKNQDHIIVGKLGATYGIKGWLKVFSYTEESESIFSYTPWMIKIKGEWTEIHVESWKRHGQGLVAKLEGMDIREDAQVFTNAEVAVLADQLPALSDEEFYWRELFGMSVVTTEGYDLGKVTDILETGANDVLVVKANLKDAFGQKERLIPFLDEQVIKLIDRTAQRIEVDWDPEF; translated from the coding sequence ATGAGTATTAAAAACCAAGACCACATTATTGTCGGTAAACTAGGTGCCACCTACGGTATCAAGGGTTGGCTCAAAGTTTTTTCCTACACCGAAGAATCCGAAAGTATTTTTTCCTACACCCCTTGGATGATTAAAATCAAAGGTGAGTGGACGGAAATCCATGTTGAGTCATGGAAACGCCACGGCCAAGGTCTTGTTGCTAAGCTAGAAGGCATGGATATCCGCGAGGATGCTCAAGTTTTCACTAATGCAGAAGTAGCAGTTTTGGCTGATCAACTACCCGCATTGTCAGATGAAGAATTCTACTGGCGTGAGTTGTTTGGTATGTCAGTGGTTACTACTGAAGGTTACGACCTAGGTAAAGTTACTGATATCCTGGAAACAGGTGCCAACGATGTGTTAGTTGTTAAGGCAAATCTTAAAGATGCTTTCGGACAGAAGGAACGTTTAATCCCGTTCCTCGATGAGCAGGTCATCAAGTTGATTGATCGCACTGCTCAGCGGATCGAAGTTGACTGGGATCCTGAGTTTTAA
- the trmD gene encoding tRNA (guanosine(37)-N1)-methyltransferase TrmD, with protein sequence MWVGVISLFPEMFSTITNYGVTGQAVKKGLLSVDTWNPRDFTHDKHRTVDDRPYGGGPGMLMMVQPLRDAIHTAKKSAKGPAKVIYLSPQGRKLDQAGVEELAQTENLILICGRYEGVDERIIQQEVDEEWSIGDFVLTGGELPAMTLIDAVVRFVPGVLGDFASAEEDSFANGWLDCPHYTRPELLDGQEVPAVLMSGNHQEISRWRLKQSLGRTWLRRPELLENLALTDDQEFLLAEFIRENKASI encoded by the coding sequence ATGTGGGTTGGAGTAATCAGTCTTTTTCCTGAAATGTTCTCTACCATTACCAATTATGGGGTAACAGGCCAGGCGGTAAAAAAAGGCCTTTTGAGTGTTGATACGTGGAATCCTCGTGATTTTACGCATGACAAACATCGTACGGTGGATGATCGACCGTATGGTGGTGGACCGGGTATGTTAATGATGGTGCAGCCTTTGCGCGATGCCATTCACACTGCCAAAAAGTCTGCAAAAGGTCCGGCTAAAGTAATCTACCTTTCCCCTCAAGGCCGTAAGCTGGATCAAGCTGGTGTTGAGGAGTTAGCACAAACTGAGAATTTGATTCTTATTTGTGGCCGCTATGAAGGGGTAGATGAGCGCATTATTCAACAAGAGGTAGACGAAGAATGGTCTATCGGTGATTTTGTGTTAACGGGTGGCGAGTTACCTGCCATGACGCTAATTGACGCAGTGGTTCGGTTTGTTCCGGGCGTGCTGGGTGACTTTGCATCAGCAGAAGAAGATTCTTTTGCAAATGGTTGGTTAGATTGTCCTCATTACACACGACCTGAATTGTTGGACGGACAAGAAGTACCTGCGGTATTAATGTCTGGCAATCATCAAGAAATTAGTCGCTGGCGATTAAAGCAATCGCTAGGCCGTACATGGCTGAGAAGACCAGAGCTCCTGGAAAACCTAGCTCTGACTGACGATCAGGAATTCTTGCTCGCGGAATTTATCCGCGAAAATAAAGCAAGTATTTAA
- the rplS gene encoding 50S ribosomal protein L19 encodes MSNIIKALEQEQLKTDLPTFAPGDTVVVQVKVKEGDRERLQAFEGVVIAIRNRGLHSAFTVRKMSNGEGVERAFQTHSPVVDSITVKRRGAVRRAKLYYLRERSGKSARIREKLTKK; translated from the coding sequence ATGAGTAACATCATTAAAGCTCTTGAGCAAGAGCAACTAAAAACAGACCTACCAACTTTCGCACCAGGTGACACTGTTGTTGTACAAGTTAAGGTAAAAGAAGGTGACCGTGAGCGTCTACAGGCTTTTGAAGGCGTTGTAATCGCAATCCGTAACCGTGGTCTACATTCAGCATTCACTGTTCGTAAAATGTCGAACGGTGAAGGCGTTGAGCGTGCGTTCCAAACTCACTCTCCAGTAGTTGACAGCATTACTGTTAAACGTCGTGGTGCAGTACGTCGTGCCAAGTTGTACTACCTACGTGAGCGTTCTGGTAAATCAGCACGTATCCGCGAGAAGCTTACTAAGAAATAA
- a CDS encoding carbon starvation CstA family protein, which produces MAWFLLCVAALIGGYFIYGSFIEKVFGVNINRQTPAYTQQDGVDYVPMSNNKVYLVQLLNIAGVGPIFGPIMGALYGPAAMLWIVLGCIFAGAVHDYFSGMLSVRNGGASVPTLTGRYLGNGAKHFMNIFAIVLLLLVGVVFVSAPAGMITNLINDQTSLNVSMTTMVVIIFGYYILATIVPVDKIIGRFYPFFGALLIFMSVGLITAIGISDEHQLLEGFEISQMVTNMNPNDLPLWPALFITIACGAISGFHATQSPLMARCIENEQNGRFIFYGAMIGEGIIALIWCALALSFFGSIEALSDAITNGGPGNVVYSSSFGLLGVFGGIVAFLGVVILPITSGDTAFRSSRLILAEYFNMDQKPLRNRLLMAMPLFILGAILTQVDFAIIWRYFGFANQTTAVMMLWTASAYLLRLNKLHWVATIPAMFMTTVCISFILNNDQLGFGLPMTISTIVAMIATVGITLMIIKKSQGKDVIDIDTDDVEKTATPLSSKS; this is translated from the coding sequence ATGGCATGGTTTTTACTCTGTGTAGCAGCACTTATTGGCGGTTATTTTATTTATGGCAGCTTTATTGAAAAAGTTTTTGGTGTAAATATTAACCGTCAGACACCAGCTTATACTCAACAAGATGGCGTCGATTATGTCCCGATGTCTAACAATAAAGTCTATTTAGTTCAGTTATTAAACATCGCTGGTGTCGGTCCTATATTTGGTCCAATAATGGGTGCACTTTATGGTCCAGCTGCAATGTTATGGATTGTATTGGGATGTATTTTTGCAGGTGCCGTCCACGATTACTTCTCGGGAATGCTATCGGTACGTAATGGTGGCGCATCCGTTCCGACATTAACAGGACGCTACTTAGGTAACGGTGCAAAACATTTTATGAATATTTTTGCTATCGTACTGTTACTGCTTGTTGGTGTTGTTTTTGTCTCTGCGCCTGCGGGAATGATCACTAATCTCATTAATGATCAAACCAGTCTTAATGTCTCAATGACCACCATGGTCGTGATTATTTTTGGTTATTATATTCTAGCGACGATTGTACCTGTTGATAAAATCATTGGCCGGTTTTATCCATTCTTTGGTGCATTACTGATTTTTATGTCTGTCGGTTTAATCACCGCTATTGGTATTTCAGACGAACACCAATTATTAGAGGGCTTTGAAATTAGTCAGATGGTCACTAATATGAATCCTAATGACTTACCATTATGGCCAGCCCTGTTTATTACTATTGCTTGTGGTGCGATTTCAGGCTTTCATGCGACCCAATCACCTCTAATGGCGCGCTGTATTGAAAATGAACAAAATGGTCGATTTATTTTTTATGGTGCAATGATCGGTGAAGGTATTATTGCTCTAATCTGGTGTGCGCTAGCATTATCATTCTTTGGTTCAATAGAAGCACTTTCAGATGCGATTACTAATGGTGGTCCGGGTAATGTGGTCTATAGTTCATCATTTGGTTTATTAGGTGTCTTTGGTGGTATCGTCGCTTTTCTTGGTGTCGTTATTCTACCAATTACTTCAGGTGATACTGCATTCCGTTCGAGCCGTTTAATTCTGGCTGAATATTTTAATATGGATCAAAAGCCGTTGCGTAATCGCTTATTAATGGCCATGCCTTTATTTATTTTAGGTGCCATTTTGACGCAAGTCGATTTCGCTATTATTTGGCGTTACTTTGGTTTTGCAAACCAAACCACCGCAGTCATGATGCTATGGACAGCATCAGCTTACCTATTACGTCTTAATAAGTTGCATTGGGTCGCGACAATTCCCGCAATGTTTATGACCACGGTATGCATCAGTTTCATTCTTAATAACGATCAGCTTGGATTTGGATTACCAATGACAATATCAACCATTGTCGCCATGATAGCGACAGTCGGTATTACATTGATGATCATTAAGAAATCACAAGGCAAAGACGTAATTGATATTGATACCGATGATGTAGAGAAAACAGCTACCCCGTTATCATCTAAAAGCTAA
- a CDS encoding DUF2799 domain-containing protein: protein MINKALLAVVITGLITGCVTQKKLVTNGDFHQLGFYNGISGSEKLSSKALVAITQKYDSTMTLDYDSYQQGYQQGLDQYCSQEHIFKLGEQGKREWGLCEYRRHQEGLYAIKWQQGFERYGMMEPQF from the coding sequence ATGATCAATAAAGCCTTATTAGCTGTTGTTATTACAGGTTTAATTACTGGCTGTGTGACACAGAAAAAGCTAGTTACAAATGGAGATTTTCATCAATTAGGTTTTTATAATGGTATTTCTGGTAGTGAAAAGTTATCCAGTAAGGCATTAGTTGCGATCACTCAAAAATATGATTCAACAATGACATTGGACTACGACAGTTATCAGCAAGGGTATCAGCAAGGATTAGATCAATATTGTAGCCAAGAGCATATATTTAAATTAGGAGAACAAGGGAAAAGGGAATGGGGGCTATGCGAATACCGGCGTCATCAAGAAGGCCTATATGCCATTAAATGGCAACAAGGTTTTGAACGCTATGGCATGATGGAACCTCAATTTTGA